Proteins encoded by one window of Agelaius phoeniceus isolate bAgePho1 chromosome 5, bAgePho1.hap1, whole genome shotgun sequence:
- the CRY1 gene encoding cryptochrome-1 isoform X1 → MGVNAVHWFRKGLRLHDNPALRECIQGADTVRCVYILDPWFAGSSNVGINRWRFLLQCLEDLDANLRKLNSRLFVIRGQPADVFPRLFKEWNIAKLSIEYDSEPFGKERDAAIKKLASEAGVEVIVRISHTLYDLDKIIELNGGQPPLTYKRFQTLISRMEPLEMPVETITPEVMKKCTTPVSDDHDEKYGVPSLEELGFDTDGLPSAVWPGGETEALTRLERHLERKAWVANFERPRMNANSLLASPTGLSPYLRFGCLSCRLFYFKLTDLYKKVKKNSSPPLSLYGQLLWREFFYTAATNNPRFDKMEGNPICVQIPWDKNPEALAKWAEGRTGFPWIDAIMTQLRQEGWIHHLARHAVACFLTRGDLWISWEEGMKVFEELLLDADWSVNAGSWMWLSCSSFFQQFFHCYCPVGFGRRTDPNGDYIRRYLPVLRGFPAKYIYDPWNAPESIQKAAKCIIGVNYPKPMVNHAEASRLNIERMKQIYQQLSRYRGLGLLATVPSNPNGNGNGGLMGYSPGESISGCGSTGGAQLGPGDGHSVVQSCALGDTHTGTSGIQQQGYCQASSILHYAHGDNQQSHLLQAGRTALGTGISAGKRPNPEEETQSVGPKVQRQSTN, encoded by the exons ATTCCTGCTTCAGTGTCTTGAGGATCTTGATGCCAATCTGCGGAAACTGAATTCACGTTTGTTTGTTATCCGTGGACAGCCAGCAGATGTTTTCCCCAGGCTTTTTAAG GAATGGAACATTGCAAAACTTTCTATTGAATATGATTCTGAACCATTTGGGAAGGAAAGAGATGCAGCTATCAAGAAGCTGGCTAGTGAAGCTGGAGTAGAGGTCATTGTTCGGATTTCACATACATTGTATGACCTGGACAA aataatagaatTAAATGGAGGACAGCCTCCTCTTACTTACAAGCGATTTCAGACCCTAATTAGTAGAATGGAACCCCTGGAGATGCCTGTGGAGACTATAACCCCAGAAGTAATGAAAAAATGTACTACTCCAGTTTCTGATGACCATGATGAGAAATATGGTGTGCCATCACTTGAAGAGCTGG GTTTTGACACAGATGGTCTGCCTTCTGCAGTATGGCCAGGAGGAGAAACTGAAGCTCTCACACGCTTAGAAAGACATTTAGAACGAAAG gcTTGGGTAGCCAACTTTGAAAGACCACGAATGAATGCAAATTCCCTTCTGGCAAGCCCTACGGGGCTTAGTCCCTACCTCCGCTTTGGCTGTTTGTCCTGTCGGCTCTTTTATTTCAAGTTAACGGATCTGTACAAAAAG GTAAAAAAGAACagctcccctcccctctccctctaTGGCCAGCTGTTATGGCGTGAATTTTTCTACACAGCGGCAACTAACAATCCACGGTTTGATAAAATGGAGGGGAATCCTATCTGTGTTCAAATTCCATGGGATAAGAATCCTGAGGCTTTGGCCAAATGGGCAGAAGGCAGGACAGGTTTTCCTTGGATTGATGCGATTATGACACAACTTCGTCAGGAAGGTTGGATTCACCATTTAGCCCGGCATGCTGTAGCATGCTTTTTGACTCGAGGTGACCTCTGGATTAGCTGGGAAGAAGGAATGAAG GTCTTTGAAGAGCTGTTACTTGATGCAGATTGGAGTGTGAATGCTGGAAGCTGGATGTGGCTATCCTGTAGTTCGTTCTTTCAACAGTTTTTTCACTGCTACTGCCCAGTGGGATTTGGCAGAAGAACTGACCCAAATGGGGATTATATCAG acGTTATTTGCCGGTACTTAGAGGTTTCCCTGCAAAATACATCTATGATCCTTGGAATGCCCCAGAGAGCATCCAGAAGGCTGCAAAATGTATTATAGGAGTAAATTATCCCAAACCAATGGTAAACCATGCAGAGGCAAGCCGTCTGAATATTGAGAGGATGAAACAGATCTACCAGCAGCTTTCACGATACAGAGGACTGG GTCTTCTTGCAACTGTGCCTTCTAATCCAAACGGAAATGGAAATGGTGGCCTAATGGGCTATTCACCAGGAGAAAGCATTTCTGGTTGTGGTAGTACCGGAG gagctcagctggGACCTGGTGATGGTCATTCTGTTGTTCAGTCATGTGCCCTGGGAGACACTCATACAGGAACAAGTGGAATTCAGCAGCAAG GTTACTGTCAAGCAAGTAGTATCTTACACTATGCTCATGGAGACAATCAGCAATCACACTTATTGCAAGCAG GAAGAACCGCCCTTGGTACTGGCATTAGTGCAGGGAAACGCCCAAATCCAGAAGAAGAAACTCAGAGCGTTGGACCAAAAGTCCAGCGACAGAGCACAAATTAA
- the CRY1 gene encoding cryptochrome-1 isoform X2, whose translation MGVNAVHWFRKGLRLHDNPALRECIQGADTVRCVYILDPWFAGSSNVGINRWRFLLQCLEDLDANLRKLNSRLFVIRGQPADVFPRLFKEWNIAKLSIEYDSEPFGKERDAAIKKLASEAGVEVIVRISHTLYDLDKIIELNGGQPPLTYKRFQTLISRMEPLEMPVETITPEVMKKCTTPVSDDHDEKYGVPSLEELGFDTDGLPSAVWPGGETEALTRLERHLERKAWVANFERPRMNANSLLASPTGLSPYLRFGCLSCRLFYFKLTDLYKKVKKNSSPPLSLYGQLLWREFFYTAATNNPRFDKMEGNPICVQIPWDKNPEALAKWAEGRTGFPWIDAIMTQLRQEGWIHHLARHAVACFLTRGDLWISWEEGMKVFEELLLDADWSVNAGSWMWLSCSSFFQQFFHCYCPVGFGRRTDPNGDYIRRYLPVLRGFPAKYIYDPWNAPESIQKAAKCIIGVNYPKPMVNHAEASRLNIERMKQIYQQLSRYRGLGLLATVPSNPNGNGNGGLMGYSPGESISGCGSTGGAQLGPGDGHSVVQSCALGDTHTGTSGIQQQVLTEVVCLLIRKGCNLSFV comes from the exons ATTCCTGCTTCAGTGTCTTGAGGATCTTGATGCCAATCTGCGGAAACTGAATTCACGTTTGTTTGTTATCCGTGGACAGCCAGCAGATGTTTTCCCCAGGCTTTTTAAG GAATGGAACATTGCAAAACTTTCTATTGAATATGATTCTGAACCATTTGGGAAGGAAAGAGATGCAGCTATCAAGAAGCTGGCTAGTGAAGCTGGAGTAGAGGTCATTGTTCGGATTTCACATACATTGTATGACCTGGACAA aataatagaatTAAATGGAGGACAGCCTCCTCTTACTTACAAGCGATTTCAGACCCTAATTAGTAGAATGGAACCCCTGGAGATGCCTGTGGAGACTATAACCCCAGAAGTAATGAAAAAATGTACTACTCCAGTTTCTGATGACCATGATGAGAAATATGGTGTGCCATCACTTGAAGAGCTGG GTTTTGACACAGATGGTCTGCCTTCTGCAGTATGGCCAGGAGGAGAAACTGAAGCTCTCACACGCTTAGAAAGACATTTAGAACGAAAG gcTTGGGTAGCCAACTTTGAAAGACCACGAATGAATGCAAATTCCCTTCTGGCAAGCCCTACGGGGCTTAGTCCCTACCTCCGCTTTGGCTGTTTGTCCTGTCGGCTCTTTTATTTCAAGTTAACGGATCTGTACAAAAAG GTAAAAAAGAACagctcccctcccctctccctctaTGGCCAGCTGTTATGGCGTGAATTTTTCTACACAGCGGCAACTAACAATCCACGGTTTGATAAAATGGAGGGGAATCCTATCTGTGTTCAAATTCCATGGGATAAGAATCCTGAGGCTTTGGCCAAATGGGCAGAAGGCAGGACAGGTTTTCCTTGGATTGATGCGATTATGACACAACTTCGTCAGGAAGGTTGGATTCACCATTTAGCCCGGCATGCTGTAGCATGCTTTTTGACTCGAGGTGACCTCTGGATTAGCTGGGAAGAAGGAATGAAG GTCTTTGAAGAGCTGTTACTTGATGCAGATTGGAGTGTGAATGCTGGAAGCTGGATGTGGCTATCCTGTAGTTCGTTCTTTCAACAGTTTTTTCACTGCTACTGCCCAGTGGGATTTGGCAGAAGAACTGACCCAAATGGGGATTATATCAG acGTTATTTGCCGGTACTTAGAGGTTTCCCTGCAAAATACATCTATGATCCTTGGAATGCCCCAGAGAGCATCCAGAAGGCTGCAAAATGTATTATAGGAGTAAATTATCCCAAACCAATGGTAAACCATGCAGAGGCAAGCCGTCTGAATATTGAGAGGATGAAACAGATCTACCAGCAGCTTTCACGATACAGAGGACTGG GTCTTCTTGCAACTGTGCCTTCTAATCCAAACGGAAATGGAAATGGTGGCCTAATGGGCTATTCACCAGGAGAAAGCATTTCTGGTTGTGGTAGTACCGGAG gagctcagctggGACCTGGTGATGGTCATTCTGTTGTTCAGTCATGTGCCCTGGGAGACACTCATACAGGAACAAGTGGAATTCAGCAGCAAG tCTTAACAGAGGTGGTGTGTTTACTGATCAGAAAAGGCTGTAATCTGTCTTTTGTTTAA